Proteins from a single region of Chloroherpeton thalassium ATCC 35110:
- the cmr5 gene encoding type III-B CRISPR module-associated protein Cmr5, which yields MPEVNRLSLERGRAKFAYDCAVDGSKINKKKEYKSYVKKLPMLIKVNGLGASISFINSKSEKDQNKKGYSYYLLSNHLTEWLTKSGTISLQENQGLADFIISQPSQKYRHITIEVLAFLAWLKRFAEGLIEGEAEGD from the coding sequence ATGCCAGAAGTAAATCGTTTATCGCTTGAGCGCGGTCGTGCAAAGTTTGCTTATGATTGCGCCGTTGATGGTAGCAAAATCAATAAGAAAAAAGAATACAAAAGCTATGTAAAAAAGCTGCCAATGCTCATTAAGGTTAATGGACTTGGGGCTTCTATATCTTTTATAAATTCAAAATCAGAAAAAGATCAGAATAAAAAAGGATATTCTTACTACTTATTAAGTAACCATCTTACCGAGTGGCTTACGAAAAGCGGAACTATTTCTTTACAGGAAAATCAAGGTTTAGCAGATTTTATTATTTCACAACCATCTCAAAAATATCGTCATATTACAATAGAAGTATTAGCTTTTTTAGCTTGGTTAAAACGATTTGCCGAAGGCTTAATTGAAGGGGAAGCTGAGGGGGATTAA
- the cmr4 gene encoding type III-B CRISPR module RAMP protein Cmr4 produces the protein MFRKATPLFLICETPMHAGSGSDLGVIDLPIQRERHTSFPKIEGSSLKGAIRQAFEDKIGQEIKGVCTPENTVTVNIEQQSINLTFGPENAGNDGHAGALGFTDARLLLFPVKSMKGVFAWITCPKVLQQFYKDFSLAGITDLPKVQGLSKKTSTCCELFVSGKNIVLEEYTFSIDMDCECTKLSDWLSKHVTHDRFWKEKMKRDIVVLPDEDFTDFVNLSTEVITRTKISNETGTVEQGALFTEEYLPAESVMYSLALASPIFKENDDEKGIFNLKKMQNDECKKKKEEQLVMEFFKKGLPEVIQVGGNATLGKGLVRTKSL, from the coding sequence ATGTTCCGAAAAGCCACACCTCTTTTTCTAATATGCGAAACGCCCATGCACGCGGGAAGCGGCAGTGATTTGGGCGTCATTGATTTGCCTATCCAACGCGAACGCCACACCTCATTCCCAAAGATTGAAGGCTCAAGCCTTAAAGGCGCAATCCGACAAGCTTTTGAGGATAAAATCGGACAAGAGATTAAAGGTGTTTGTACTCCTGAAAATACCGTCACCGTCAATATTGAGCAACAATCAATTAACCTCACCTTCGGGCCGGAAAATGCGGGAAATGACGGACATGCCGGCGCGTTGGGTTTTACCGATGCCCGGCTTTTGCTTTTCCCCGTCAAATCCATGAAAGGCGTTTTCGCTTGGATTACCTGCCCGAAAGTGCTTCAACAATTCTATAAAGATTTTTCTCTTGCCGGCATCACAGATTTGCCGAAAGTTCAAGGTCTGTCTAAAAAAACATCCACTTGTTGCGAATTGTTTGTAAGCGGAAAAAATATTGTTCTTGAAGAATACACTTTTTCCATAGACATGGATTGTGAATGCACAAAACTTTCCGATTGGCTTTCTAAACATGTAACGCATGATCGTTTTTGGAAAGAAAAAATGAAAAGAGACATTGTGGTGCTTCCCGATGAAGATTTTACTGATTTCGTCAATCTTTCCACCGAAGTGATTACCCGCACGAAAATTAGTAATGAAACGGGTACGGTGGAGCAAGGCGCGCTGTTTACCGAAGAATATTTGCCCGCCGAAAGCGTAATGTATTCCCTTGCCCTTGCCAGCCCGATTTTCAAAGAAAACGATGACGAAAAAGGGATTTTTAATCTCAAGAAAATGCAAAATGATGAATGCAAAAAGAAAAAAGAAGAACAGCTTGTGATGGAATTTTTCAAGAAAGGATTACCTGAAGTGATTCAAGTCGGCGGAAATGCGACGCTCGGCAAAGGCTTGGTGAGAACAAAATCCCTATAA